ataattttttgatattcTAGCAAATTGAAGCAGTTCCTTCACAGAGACTTTGTGATTTGATATTGTAGCTGAAAGTCACTTTCCTTCCCTTTGTTGGCTTGTGGAATTATGATTTTGACCGTAACTTTTTACTCGTTTTTTTTCAATCCCTGCTgaatcaataattattattgtgcgAATTTggtgatttcttttttttatttttttatatatgtattttaatttgctGTACGATTGTTTCAattatgttattaataaaaGAGTTTACTATTTCATGTTGATGTTGCTTCTGCGTTTTAGAATATTAGGTActgttttgataattaaaaagacCGTAAACTACACACTTGATTTTAATCAAAAGGAATCcttgaacaattacaaaaatataaaaaaacattcatttaatatgaaaaaacaacatcctaatacttaacaaaagaaacatccaattatattttagcaaaaataattaaagaaatagatacattcacatttgcaatacaaaaaaattcgaaaaatatattaaagaacacccatttagtatgaaaaagaaacattatgatacttagcagaagaaacatccatatatattaactcctAGAGATTTTAAATTCACCTAGAAGTATTTGGCTGATTTTTGGCTAATACTCTTTTGGTTCCCTAGCATTGCTCAATAAATGTTAActaaacttttttcttttttcataagATAAATTCTTAATTAGGATGGGAttgacacaatttttttttgtaaaactaacacaattttttattagttgaaTATGCTCTCATGGTTGaaaattccaccaaaaataGCATTCAACAGCAAAAATTCATCAGAGTTGGTATTCAGTTTGATGTACAACTTAGATCATTGCTCTACTATAAAAGCAGCAGGCAATGCAAGAACTTTATATCCATAAATATTTATCTTCTATTCTTTTTGAATATCGAAGACACTTTTCTAATATGGTAGTTTCCCTTTTCTCTTGCTatcatgttatattttttttttcgtttttttcttaaattcatattttattttgttgaatGTTAACATTGAGTACCTCAAAGCTATATGTGTTTACGTAGTTTCTATAAATATGttaaacatatataatacaaattGCATTACAAACATTATTGTTCACTACTAATCATATAAGCATAATCATTTATAGGTTAACATGAAGTTTATTTGCGAAGTGGTGATATTATCATTGTCAATTATAGTAATACAATCGAGCATCACATTCTCACGAGAACTTGGAAGTCCAAATCATATCAAGACAACTACTTTTTATACCAAAACGTTCGTACTGGAACCAGGAAAGGTTAGCAGACAAACTTTTTTTGATGTTAAGTTTCCAAGAGGCCACGTTGGAATCAAGAATTTACAAGCCGAACTAGTTGATGAACATGGAAACTCTATACCACTATATGAGGCTTACCTGCaccattattttgttttaagatattttgaaaatatcacCATGTCACAGCATGCTAATAAGAGTCAACCTAATTACGGTAAGTATTTTAAGAGAAATGATGGTGCATGTCAAACTTTTGTTAATTCAATTTCTTGGGGTCTTGGAGTTGACGCACGAAGAACTAGTACAGAACTACCAGATCCATTTAGAGTAGAAGTAGGTACGCATCCTGAGGATGTTCCACAGGAGTATGATGAAGAGAAATGGTTAATCAATATTTTGGTCATTGACACACGTGGTGTAGAAGACAAGAAAGGTTGCTCCCAATGCAGATGTGACCTTTTAGACGTCAAAAGTAAAGATTTGACAAACACAACAGGCGTTGATGGAACACCATTGTCTAGTGATTACAAAGGAGGAATTTTTTGTTGCGAGAAGAAGTCTCAATGCAAATTACAAAAGGGatacaatgaaaaacaaaagagaaaagttGCCATTAAATATACAATATTATGGGTTGAATGGGATCAACAGCAAGTGCCTCTTAAGTTTTATATTCTTGATGTTACTGATCAAGTCACATATAATGGATCCGAACCAATTCATCATTGCGCGGTAAGTGacaattattttgttttaactaAATGCTAAGACTTATACTACATATATTTCCTATAGCGATATATTATGATATGTATTCGATTAGTCaagtaatatttattttgaaataaaatgagTATTAATAATTGGTTCATTTATCTACTTATATagtaaatatctaaaaaaaattaatttactgTAGGTAGAGTATTCTATAAATCCAGAAAAGACTGATGAAGGACACTACCATATTAAGAAAACAAATATTCCAATGAAAAAAGGTGGTAGTCTCATCTATATTACTGCTCATGTACATTCAGGAGTTGTTAATGCAACATTATATGGAGAGGTAACGTTCAATATTTACCATAATTCTCATGCATAGTATTTACCATTAATTACTAATCGTAAACAGTTACATTTATTTAGCTATGTACCTAAATTTGTTTCTTAAAAACAATAAGATTATTTTctaattcatcatcatcatcgtaggaagttaaattttcaaaataccGTCACCATTAAGATATATatgcctttttatttttaattcaggATGGAAGAAGATTATGTGAAATTAAGCCAATATATGGAACGGGAAAAGAGGCAGGCAATGAAGAAGGTTATGCTGTTGGAGCGTCTGGTTGCTATCCAAAACCGGGCTCTATGAAGATTAATGATGGTGAAAATTTAACTGTAGAATTTATACATGAAAACAAATATACCACTGGACTTATGGGGCATTTCTATGTCTATTTGGCAGAAGACTTACCAAAATCTTTGTAAAATTATTGAGCACTGCTAATGTTAGTTTATCCCTTTTgtgttttataatttaataaaaaagcaaaaaaaaatctaagtaGCTTGTTTGTCATAAAAAATTATCGCAATAAAACACATTGACGtagttattgtacatatgtaaTTTTCATTCAATAAGGTATTAAAAAGTATGATCATGGAGTATGTTGTTACAAAAAAGTGTTTATTGTTTTTCAATATGAGGCCATAACTACAATCCCGTCATTATCCGTGGTGGTTGGAAGAAGGGATATGcataaaaaggtaaaaaaaaagaagttaaaaataaaatgatgatTATTTATTAATCATAATGACTTTAAGACagagataaaattataatttttcgaaaacatttGGATAAAAGttaattctttttcaaactttgaaAACACAATCAAAACATTGGAAAAATGTCCAAAAAATGAGTGAGAGTATATGGAATATAATAAAACTGAAactgatttgatttttaaacaaaattcttTCTTTGAAATGTATgcaaaatgagaatttattttatcctttatttgTCTAGAGGATTTTATTGTAGCTGAAATAATTTGGTGTGTCAAAAATACAtaagtcattttcatcttttagaaattaatataaaagagaagGATTTCGAGAAGTGAATAGGTGGTGGAGGTACGGCAGCACAACAACCTCGCAAATCGGTAGCAATATCCAATGATTAGTATTGTTCTAAAATAGTGGAAGATGATGTTGTAAATAAagtatacaaaattaataaaataataaattcaaatgaATGGTAAGTCACGGTAAGTGATGAATGTACTATGAATGGATTATTGTTGAATTAATGAGGAATTGATTATATGAATGGCTTGATAGTTTGATTTTTTGAGGTAAACTTGGGAATTTGGATGGATTATATTGGAGTGGTTTGGTTTAAATAAGTGTAGAATGGTTTAATATTGGATTGAATGGAATTTTGGTAAAAGTTGGCAAATtgataaaattggtaaaaacTAAATTTGACCAACTTCGGTGCACTCTAACTTGGCTTTTGGAGTTTGGATTCGTTCGAAATTTTTCTTAAATCAAAGTTAGTTAAAAgatctttaaaattatttgaaaatgatggaaaatcaaattttatagaGAAAGATTTGAACGATTGAAAATCGATATAAAAAACTGAATTATGAGATTATGCAAAAAACTAGAATTTTTGATATGCATACCCATACACCATATGGTGCACACACACGAACAAAGGCAAGGGAAGTatttgtgcgtatgcacaacaaAGGAGTTTTacaagttgtgcgtacgcatgatacTGTGCGCACGCAAAAGCTGGGAATTAATTCGtgtgtgtgtgtacgcacaagggTGACGCATACGCACAAGTCctgttttcacacttaaattCTGTTTTCAACTATTTGGTTTTTTCAACAAGCTTGTAAACTTTTGTACACCTAATTAAGGTATGATACCTAGTTTTTGGGCTCTGAAATGAGTATGAGTGTATGAAATGGattgaattaaaatattctcaaaTAACGATTGGTTAAACCGGATGACATTATTGCGGAGATGGTGGTTCGTCCTACCCATGGTGAGGACGGTGGTGTCATCCCGCTCATGGGTTAATCAGAGTGAGAAATTGATAAAAGACTGGGGGTTAATGAACCCATGCTTGAGGGATTA
This sequence is a window from Arachis duranensis cultivar V14167 chromosome 2, aradu.V14167.gnm2.J7QH, whole genome shotgun sequence. Protein-coding genes within it:
- the LOC110278115 gene encoding uncharacterized protein LOC110278115, with the protein product MKFICEVVILSLSIIVIQSSITFSRELGSPNHIKTTTFYTKTFVLEPGKVSRQTFFDVKFPRGHVGIKNLQAELVDEHGNSIPLYEAYLHHYFVLRYFENITMSQHANKSQPNYGKYFKRNDGACQTFVNSISWGLGVDARRTSTELPDPFRVEVGTHPEDVPQEYDEEKWLINILVIDTRGVEDKKGCSQCRCDLLDVKSKDLTNTTGVDGTPLSSDYKGGIFCCEKKSQCKLQKGYNEKQKRKVAIKYTILWVEWDQQQVPLKFYILDVTDQVTYNGSEPIHHCAVEYSINPEKTDEGHYHIKKTNIPMKKGGSLIYITAHVHSGVVNATLYGEDGRRLCEIKPIYGTGKEAGNEEGYAVGASGCYPKPGSMKINDGENLTVEFIHENKYTTGLMGHFYVYLAEDLPKSL